The sequence TTCTCCGAATTCAGATCGTATTTTTTTATTATTTACCCATATACTTACATTCGAGTTCTTTAAACTTAAACCTTGTAACTTCTCAGCAATATCTCCCTCTGTTTTTAAAGGAACTAAAGCCGGTCTTAATTCTGTAATTTTATGTCCCAGTGTTTTAGCAAAAACAAAACCGTCTCCTGTGGAACCTGTTGCAGGATAGGATTTTCCGCCTGTACAAAGGATTACATTTTCGGTTTCAATTATTTCGAGTTTTCCGCGGATGCTTGCTTTTACTGCCCGAATTTTATTATTTTCGACAATTATATCTTCTACTTTTGCATTTTTCTTAATATCTATTCCTTTTTCTCTTACAATTTGCAAAAGAGAATTAACAACGTCTGCAGCCTTATCGCTTTCAGGAAAAACTCTTCCGCCTCTTTCCGTTTTTGTTTTAAGTCCTTTTTCTTCAAGCATATTTAAAATGTCTTTTGAGAAAAAAGTTGAAAAAGCATGTTTCAAAAATTTCGGTTTCGGATAAATTTTCTTGAAAAAATCTGATTGATACGCAGTATTTGTAATATTGCATCTTCCTTTTCCGGAAATTAGCATTTTTCTTGCTTCTTTACTCATCTTTTCCAGAAGCAAAACAGAAGCCCCTTGTTCACAGGCACTTATTGATGCTAAAATTCCGGATGCCCCTGCTCCGATTATTATTACATTGTATTTTTTCAATTTTTGCTTAAATTTAATTAATAATTCGTATTCTAAGCATTTCTGATTTTACTAAAAAACGCACTAATTAATTCCGA is a genomic window of Bacteroidales bacterium containing:
- a CDS encoding NAD(P)/FAD-dependent oxidoreductase, which codes for MKKYNVIIIGAGASGILASISACEQGASVLLLEKMSKEARKMLISGKGRCNITNTAYQSDFFKKIYPKPKFLKHAFSTFFSKDILNMLEEKGLKTKTERGGRVFPESDKAADVVNSLLQIVREKGIDIKKNAKVEDIIVENNKIRAVKASIRGKLEIIETENVILCTGGKSYPATGSTGDGFVFAKTLGHKITELRPALVPLKTEGDIAEKLQGLSLKNSNVSIWVNNKKIRSEFGEMMFAHYGLTGPVILTLSKIATDSFDKKNNVEISIDLKPALDEQKLDNRLQRELNESGKKQIRNILKNLLPSKLIPVVLELTKIDPYKECNQISGKERKKIRVLLKDLRFKVSGHRGFKEAIVTAGGIDTNEIDSRTMMSKIIDNLYFAGEIIDLDAETGGYNFQIAFSTGWLAGKSCIVNKKEKF